Proteins encoded together in one Marispirochaeta sp. window:
- a CDS encoding galactitol-1-phosphate 5-dehydrogenase, which yields MKALQLKEYKHLEIVEVPKPSPKAGEVLIKVKACGICGSDIHGLDGSTGRRIPPLIMGHEASGIIEELGPGVKGYARGDRVTFDSTLFCGECRYCREGHFNFCENRQVLGVACDEYHRDGAFAEYVVVPAIVLYPMPDEVSFVQAAMIEPLAVAVHGVSITPITIGDTALLMGAGIIGLLTLQVLRTAGCGRIYVADVDDGRLKQAMDFGATGTFNPKKDDIPAEMKKLTGGLGAKVALDAVGMESTVHACLYSVRKGGTVTAIGNLTPEIKLPLQYIVSHQITVRGSNASSGEFASSLQLIQSRRVDVDSLISKVAPLEEGADYFRKLYNREPGLMKVILEP from the coding sequence ATGAAAGCCCTGCAACTGAAAGAGTACAAGCATCTGGAAATAGTTGAGGTTCCGAAACCCTCGCCCAAAGCGGGAGAGGTCCTCATCAAAGTTAAAGCCTGCGGTATCTGCGGCAGCGACATTCACGGCCTGGACGGCAGCACCGGCCGCCGTATTCCCCCGCTGATCATGGGTCACGAAGCTTCAGGAATTATCGAAGAACTGGGACCCGGGGTAAAGGGATACGCCAGGGGAGACCGGGTAACCTTCGATTCAACCCTCTTCTGCGGTGAGTGCCGCTATTGCCGGGAAGGACATTTCAACTTCTGCGAGAACCGCCAGGTTTTGGGTGTCGCCTGCGACGAATACCACCGGGACGGAGCCTTTGCTGAGTATGTTGTTGTTCCCGCCATCGTACTCTACCCTATGCCCGACGAGGTAAGCTTTGTTCAGGCCGCCATGATCGAACCCCTGGCGGTGGCTGTCCACGGTGTCAGTATAACCCCCATAACCATAGGCGACACTGCTCTTTTGATGGGAGCCGGTATAATCGGGCTTCTTACCCTGCAGGTCCTGCGCACCGCCGGCTGCGGACGTATCTATGTTGCCGATGTGGATGACGGCCGGTTGAAGCAGGCCATGGATTTCGGCGCCACCGGAACCTTTAACCCAAAGAAGGACGACATTCCCGCAGAGATGAAAAAACTGACCGGAGGCCTGGGGGCCAAGGTTGCACTGGACGCGGTTGGCATGGAGAGCACCGTCCATGCCTGTCTTTACAGTGTCCGCAAGGGAGGCACCGTAACCGCCATCGGCAACCTTACACCGGAGATCAAACTGCCCCTGCAGTACATTGTTTCTCACCAGATAACCGTCAGAGGTTCCAACGCTTCATCCGGTGAGTTTGCCTCATCACTGCAGCTGATTCAGAGCAGAAGAGTGGATGTGGACTCCCTTATCTCCAAGGTTGCACCCCTGGAAGAGGGAGCGGACTATTTCAGGAAGCTCTACAACCGTGAGCCCGGACTCATGAAGGTTATTCTGGAGCCATGA
- a CDS encoding glucose 1-dehydrogenase: MTNSMFDLSGKIALVTGASRGLGLAIAKALAEAGADLAVTSRKESSLEGTCKEIEALGRRALPVALDVRDLDSIDKATDKIMAEYGRIDILVNNAGCNVRKPTIEMSSEEWDMVLNTNLKGAFFMCAAVAKKSMLKQKYGRIINIGSGTSKFGSGGIGPYCASRGGIRQLTQSLADEWGNDGINVNTLGPGWFKTEQTKVLYENQAWVDYIVDRIPKKRVGKPEDLAGMAVFLASEASEYVTGQLMMVDGGLTTGAMKVTV; this comes from the coding sequence ATGACGAATTCAATGTTTGATCTGAGCGGAAAAATCGCATTGGTAACAGGCGCCAGTCGGGGACTGGGACTGGCAATTGCAAAAGCCCTTGCGGAGGCAGGGGCTGATCTGGCGGTAACCAGCCGGAAGGAATCATCCCTGGAAGGCACCTGTAAAGAGATAGAAGCCCTGGGCAGACGCGCTCTGCCGGTGGCCCTGGATGTCCGGGACCTCGACAGCATAGACAAAGCCACCGACAAGATAATGGCGGAGTACGGACGAATCGATATTCTGGTCAATAACGCCGGCTGCAACGTGCGCAAACCCACCATCGAGATGAGCAGCGAAGAGTGGGACATGGTGTTGAACACCAATCTCAAGGGCGCCTTCTTTATGTGCGCCGCGGTGGCAAAAAAGTCCATGCTGAAGCAGAAGTACGGACGGATTATCAACATCGGTTCCGGCACCAGCAAGTTCGGTTCCGGCGGCATCGGCCCCTACTGCGCGAGCCGGGGGGGAATCCGCCAGCTTACCCAGAGCCTTGCCGATGAGTGGGGCAACGACGGCATAAACGTCAACACCCTGGGACCCGGCTGGTTCAAGACAGAGCAGACAAAGGTCCTCTACGAGAACCAGGCCTGGGTGGACTACATTGTAGACCGCATCCCCAAGAAGCGGGTAGGAAAACCCGAGGACCTTGCGGGCATGGCGGTGTTCCTGGCCTCCGAGGCATCGGAATATGTAACGGGGCAGCTTATGATGGTGGACGGCGGACTGACCACCGGCGCCATGAAGGTGACGGTGTAA
- a CDS encoding IS110 family transposase, whose translation MEEKIRYVGIDLGKRTYQCAILDEKAKNQQFNGKADGIGLERLAKRLGNDDLVGLEAGNNAFNIARYLTDRVGCHVVVLNPGKLAMIYQSLKKTDREDAVQIARLLQRNPVEELPTVPLPTKKEEEERSVVAELATYKADRTRYINRLHSVFLDSGITTITKADLKTASNREKNVLTLLTGRHVREARRLIEMVAYCEAIIEDLEQETKQFLESEKNTGILMSVPGVGPATALAFIAYVGDGSRFANADQVANYAGLTPRVDSSGETHRMGPISKQGCAYLRRVIVQAAWSLVRSKSGGHLKEAYKTLITRKPKAVAIIAIARRLVKLLYTLVTKKTYYRYSQLKERLAKLKYHKLQIIGLGS comes from the coding sequence ATGGAAGAGAAGATTCGGTATGTAGGCATCGACCTTGGTAAACGGACTTACCAGTGTGCGATTCTCGATGAGAAAGCCAAGAATCAACAGTTCAATGGAAAAGCCGATGGGATTGGCTTAGAGCGACTTGCCAAGAGATTGGGTAATGATGATTTGGTAGGACTGGAAGCGGGGAACAATGCGTTCAATATTGCTCGATATCTGACTGACCGGGTTGGGTGCCATGTTGTTGTTCTGAACCCTGGGAAGCTTGCAATGATTTACCAATCGCTGAAAAAAACGGATAGGGAAGATGCAGTACAAATTGCCCGCCTGTTACAGCGGAACCCGGTAGAAGAATTGCCAACCGTACCGTTGCCAACGAAGAAAGAGGAAGAGGAGAGATCAGTTGTAGCCGAACTGGCAACTTACAAAGCAGACCGAACAAGGTACATAAACCGGCTCCATAGTGTGTTTCTCGATTCGGGTATTACAACGATAACGAAAGCGGATCTAAAAACGGCATCGAACAGAGAGAAGAACGTATTGACCCTTCTTACCGGACGGCATGTTCGAGAAGCGAGGCGACTGATAGAAATGGTTGCCTACTGTGAAGCGATTATTGAAGATTTAGAACAGGAAACAAAGCAGTTCCTGGAATCCGAGAAGAACACTGGGATTCTCATGTCTGTCCCAGGAGTCGGTCCTGCTACCGCGTTGGCTTTTATTGCCTACGTAGGGGATGGAAGTCGATTTGCGAATGCAGATCAGGTGGCAAACTACGCAGGCCTCACACCTCGGGTCGATAGCTCTGGGGAAACTCATCGAATGGGGCCAATATCAAAGCAAGGATGTGCATATTTGCGCAGAGTGATCGTACAGGCAGCATGGTCACTGGTGCGTTCGAAAAGTGGGGGGCACTTGAAAGAGGCTTACAAAACTTTAATCACTCGAAAACCTAAAGCAGTAGCGATTATTGCCATTGCTCGGAGATTAGTAAAGCTTCTGTACACCTTGGTGACAAAGAAGACATATTATCGGTATAGCCAGCTTAAAGAGAGGCTTGCGAAGCTGAAATATCATAAATTACAAATTATTGGATTGGGGTCTTGA
- a CDS encoding AraC family transcriptional regulator: MANKLLLKYAAAFTAFFLFPLLILSFSLQFILYHNLEQDVLDHNTKVVQYLSQGFGELHSSLMATCNEISFDPSLRRDLDTAENKIDVLSLLSEKSQSNPYISKIYLLADYGRYCFSSSGYYSMDRLLHDQMSIAQSETESFQTHLFSTNTPLYDSYDREYLLKNISFSKQIVIFTYPVSNYGHSSDSWLIIEINSNRLRDMGTLGAGEYSDGVYMITDGGNVLYSYDDRAGTETVDMGKWGQAFGERLKTGSTAFLYTGNGQKAIIWPIAKTNMGLVNIVRSPQFLKDVARNNTSLFIGILILLIAGCVLAGYAAVRYYRPIHQLSEYVSPEMNDTILQDDDLEQIRMQYDRLHDRNTALVKELEQQWPLAEERLASELLYSGRFDIEVTDMMGSILAGEMRDLYFTVAVVMGDGEASPELLKMHKEKRLDTTHATEELPFMMDTYLYQYNAIFVIIGSAYKPDAALRKAVKRLIKDFYRTDSDFLSIHLGGAYSSYRGIRLSFLESITLAFEEQSSTVEEESFLQEHEMDYDTQSISFQTENILKINRCIATGNTEDLPGIVHDIVLDLMDLQKYIRRMYCFDIINNIVKEAQKKSLHVDAASLCSLTTEQTPSVFGEKLQEMLEYVCREVTDNCRKTQLDLTDRLLNYIEKHYRNPNLSLVSMSDDLGLSPSYLSRFMSKNLDSGFNEMITHKRMEYAKESLVHTDKPIGQIVSETGYFNISNFMRRFKSLEGRTPGQYRSRYRVPQEYSRK, translated from the coding sequence ATGGCAAACAAACTACTGCTCAAATATGCTGCCGCCTTCACTGCTTTCTTCCTGTTCCCTCTCCTGATTTTATCTTTCTCACTGCAGTTCATACTCTACCACAACCTTGAGCAGGATGTTCTTGACCACAACACGAAAGTTGTCCAGTATCTGTCTCAGGGCTTTGGCGAACTGCACAGCTCGCTCATGGCGACCTGCAACGAAATCAGTTTCGATCCGTCTCTGCGCAGAGATCTGGACACTGCGGAGAATAAAATCGACGTACTGAGCCTTCTGTCCGAGAAAAGCCAGAGCAATCCTTATATTTCAAAAATTTATCTGCTTGCGGATTACGGAAGGTACTGCTTCTCCTCTTCGGGCTACTACTCCATGGATAGGCTGCTTCACGACCAGATGAGTATTGCACAGTCGGAGACAGAGAGTTTTCAGACGCATCTCTTCTCGACGAATACCCCGCTGTATGACAGTTACGACAGAGAGTATCTTCTGAAGAACATCTCATTCAGCAAACAAATCGTTATTTTCACCTACCCCGTCTCCAACTACGGCCACAGCTCAGATTCGTGGCTCATTATCGAAATTAACAGTAATCGCCTCCGGGACATGGGCACGCTCGGCGCCGGGGAGTACAGCGACGGCGTATACATGATAACCGACGGCGGGAACGTACTGTACTCCTATGACGATAGAGCCGGCACGGAGACCGTCGATATGGGAAAATGGGGGCAAGCGTTCGGAGAAAGACTTAAAACGGGAAGCACCGCGTTTCTCTATACGGGAAACGGTCAGAAGGCAATTATCTGGCCCATAGCGAAAACCAACATGGGATTGGTGAATATCGTGCGCTCACCCCAGTTCCTGAAAGATGTCGCGCGAAACAACACTTCGCTGTTCATCGGCATACTCATATTGCTGATTGCGGGATGCGTGCTTGCCGGATATGCGGCGGTACGCTATTACCGCCCCATTCATCAGCTTTCCGAATATGTTTCCCCCGAAATGAACGATACCATCCTCCAGGATGATGATCTGGAACAAATACGCATGCAGTACGACCGTCTGCATGACAGAAATACCGCCCTCGTCAAGGAGCTGGAACAGCAGTGGCCACTGGCGGAAGAGCGGCTCGCCAGTGAACTGCTATATTCTGGACGGTTTGATATTGAGGTAACCGACATGATGGGCAGCATTCTGGCGGGGGAAATGCGGGACCTCTACTTTACCGTCGCCGTCGTTATGGGCGATGGGGAGGCATCCCCAGAGCTGCTCAAGATGCATAAAGAGAAACGGTTGGACACGACCCACGCCACCGAAGAGCTCCCGTTTATGATGGATACCTATCTCTATCAGTATAATGCGATTTTTGTGATAATCGGGTCGGCTTATAAACCGGACGCAGCCCTCCGCAAGGCCGTAAAGAGACTTATCAAAGACTTTTACCGAACGGATTCCGATTTTCTGTCTATTCATTTGGGAGGGGCGTACAGTTCGTACAGAGGAATCAGGCTCTCGTTTCTGGAATCAATAACTCTGGCTTTCGAGGAACAGAGCTCGACCGTTGAGGAAGAATCGTTTCTTCAGGAGCATGAGATGGACTACGACACGCAGAGCATCAGTTTCCAGACCGAAAACATTCTCAAAATCAACCGCTGCATCGCCACGGGAAACACGGAGGATCTTCCTGGCATTGTACATGACATCGTTCTGGACCTGATGGATCTGCAGAAATATATTCGCAGAATGTATTGTTTTGATATCATCAACAATATCGTCAAAGAGGCTCAAAAAAAGAGCCTGCATGTCGATGCGGCCTCATTATGTTCCCTCACAACCGAGCAAACTCCCTCGGTATTTGGTGAGAAGCTGCAGGAGATGCTGGAGTATGTCTGTCGGGAGGTCACGGACAACTGCAGAAAGACACAGCTGGACCTCACCGACCGTCTGCTGAACTACATTGAAAAACACTACCGAAACCCCAACTTGAGCCTAGTCTCCATGTCTGACGATCTCGGGCTGTCGCCTAGTTACCTGAGTCGATTCATGTCCAAAAATCTGGACAGTGGCTTTAATGAAATGATAACTCATAAGAGAATGGAATACGCAAAGGAGTCTCTGGTGCATACAGACAAACCTATCGGACAGATCGTCTCCGAGACAGGGTATTTCAATATCTCTAATTTCATGCGCCGATTCAAGAGTCTGGAAGGAAGGACGCCGGGCCAGTACCGTAGCCGATACCGGGTACCTCAAGAGTACAGCCGGAAATAA
- a CDS encoding glycosyl hydrolase, translating into MDIFSEFAHPDRIWSPIAFWFWNGELNPDFLAWQMDEMTDKGVYGGFMHARAYLKTPYLGKAWWKAVGRCVEHGREIGFSPWLYDEYAWPSGTVGSIFEYGYQEPSRILAMGEEHMAKGLSVKTFGRRERIDREHLLAEFPGKDGTTLTFYRICYPLNVDYLNSETIERFIEMTHEAYKKRYGKDFGKLIPGIFFDEIYNRGVPFPWTDRLPAEFMERCGYDLIPKLPLLVQGDGEEAERVRFDYYTVVARLYEEAFFRQISEWCERSGLRLTGHTEEEFRLHPRRQGHYFRTMRHLSIPGADNHDYRYKLPRKITFWEPKYAVSVARAYGRERAMSEALGGAGWGCSLQELKRGINVLGAMGINFFTLHGFYNECEHQGSQADWPASFFYQNPYWKYFRIFGDYISRISLMNGIGRAAVDIGLYYPVEELYVRTAAGEPDAEGESLSRGFQDSLVSLLSKQMDTDMIDAESICRARVDDAGLHIGTQTFKILVCPVSLRYDASVWDTFSSFISQRGYLIFYPVAGDTVPPKVFADSANCRVCKPCELPSVVETLFQPDVRVLRGDDGELYVNHRNAGERDIYMIVNGTDRPREAELLIRCRGHVSMLHPETGRTCSVPAEETENGTIVRLALQEDELVFLVFGGDPPQAEEDPRLVNLHTFLAVTGKWEFLPLPGTYKYDRDLPDIEDTQLEIPLAVFSGTHNGPSDLIRIRNTADQPGCCGRHLSAWEARWITRRPGWSDDIGATHLYYRKSFTLNEPVLNAELCAAAVGAYTLYVNGIRAGEGGTEPTTWPVGDLIRPGENLIAADVLNRTPMADANYAEAETLPADRLTSLLLEGEFQSQSERVVIRSDSSWLVCRDPQPGWETLEFSVEGRTARSDARISRRHDDIPAPNMWIQAWERGRPPLQPWGDIPRCGRKVVFPQEIAYRIELPLGTTEIRIPDVRGNFSCFLDGLPLRFEEESAALSPNGMTRQLVIVVTATSPDDGLLSPLKVRVRTHESPLGDWRFQGLSWFSGYGLYRNRLALKKRRKCRYYLDLGDVRFYAEVFVNRRRAGICLWQPYRLDITEYLESGDNLLEIVVANSAAVERRHMLVDEGAALAWNRYWNEDNIDREPQNLISGLLGPVRLYIVKSE; encoded by the coding sequence ATGGATATTTTCAGCGAATTCGCACATCCTGACCGGATCTGGTCCCCAATCGCCTTCTGGTTTTGGAACGGAGAATTGAATCCCGACTTTCTGGCATGGCAAATGGACGAGATGACGGACAAGGGAGTCTACGGCGGCTTTATGCATGCCAGGGCCTATCTGAAGACGCCCTATCTCGGCAAAGCATGGTGGAAAGCTGTGGGCCGCTGCGTGGAGCACGGACGGGAGATAGGTTTTTCGCCCTGGCTCTACGACGAATATGCATGGCCGAGCGGCACCGTGGGAAGCATCTTCGAGTATGGATATCAGGAGCCGTCGAGAATACTTGCCATGGGCGAAGAGCATATGGCCAAGGGGCTCTCCGTGAAAACCTTCGGCAGGAGAGAGCGAATCGATCGGGAACATCTCCTTGCCGAATTCCCTGGAAAAGACGGTACGACGCTCACCTTTTACCGTATCTGCTATCCGCTCAATGTGGATTATCTCAACAGCGAGACGATAGAACGGTTTATCGAAATGACCCATGAGGCCTACAAAAAACGTTATGGAAAGGATTTTGGAAAACTGATTCCCGGTATATTCTTCGATGAAATATACAACAGGGGCGTGCCGTTTCCCTGGACAGACCGTTTGCCTGCCGAATTTATGGAGCGCTGCGGATATGACCTGATACCCAAACTTCCTTTGCTGGTTCAGGGAGACGGGGAGGAGGCCGAAAGGGTGCGGTTCGATTATTATACCGTCGTCGCCCGGCTCTACGAAGAGGCTTTTTTCCGCCAGATCTCCGAATGGTGCGAACGCAGCGGTCTCAGATTGACGGGGCACACGGAAGAGGAGTTTCGACTCCATCCCCGGAGACAGGGTCACTACTTCCGCACCATGAGACACCTGAGTATTCCCGGTGCCGACAATCACGACTACCGTTACAAACTTCCCCGGAAGATCACGTTCTGGGAACCGAAATATGCCGTATCGGTCGCCCGCGCCTACGGACGGGAAAGGGCCATGAGCGAAGCTCTGGGCGGCGCGGGATGGGGATGCAGCCTGCAGGAACTGAAGCGCGGCATCAATGTGCTGGGAGCAATGGGTATCAATTTTTTCACGCTCCACGGATTTTACAACGAGTGCGAACATCAGGGATCGCAGGCGGACTGGCCGGCAAGCTTCTTCTATCAAAATCCCTATTGGAAGTATTTCAGAATTTTCGGCGATTACATAAGCCGCATCAGCCTCATGAACGGCATCGGACGCGCCGCAGTGGATATAGGGCTCTATTATCCCGTTGAAGAGCTGTACGTCCGAACAGCCGCTGGCGAGCCGGACGCCGAAGGTGAGTCGCTGAGCCGGGGATTCCAGGATTCGCTCGTCTCACTACTCTCGAAGCAGATGGATACGGACATGATCGATGCGGAGAGCATCTGCAGGGCCCGGGTCGACGATGCCGGGCTGCATATCGGGACTCAGACGTTCAAAATCCTGGTCTGTCCGGTCTCCCTGCGGTACGACGCGAGCGTATGGGATACGTTTTCATCTTTTATCTCTCAGAGAGGATATCTGATCTTTTACCCTGTCGCAGGCGATACTGTTCCTCCGAAAGTGTTCGCCGATTCCGCAAACTGCCGCGTCTGCAAACCCTGTGAGCTTCCCTCAGTCGTCGAGACGCTGTTTCAGCCGGACGTAAGGGTTCTGAGAGGCGACGACGGGGAACTCTATGTTAATCACCGAAACGCAGGCGAACGGGATATATACATGATTGTGAACGGTACCGATCGACCCCGTGAGGCCGAACTGCTGATCCGCTGCCGGGGACATGTCTCGATGCTGCACCCGGAAACCGGACGAACCTGCAGCGTTCCCGCAGAAGAGACGGAAAACGGTACAATCGTACGCCTCGCCCTTCAGGAGGACGAATTGGTTTTTCTGGTATTCGGCGGCGACCCGCCGCAGGCTGAGGAGGACCCGCGTCTTGTCAACCTGCATACTTTTCTCGCTGTGACGGGAAAGTGGGAATTTCTTCCGCTGCCGGGGACGTATAAGTACGACAGGGATCTGCCCGACATCGAAGATACACAGCTTGAAATTCCTCTGGCCGTATTCTCGGGAACGCATAATGGACCGTCCGATCTAATACGGATTCGCAATACCGCCGATCAGCCCGGATGCTGCGGTCGGCATCTCTCGGCATGGGAAGCCCGCTGGATCACCCGCCGTCCCGGATGGAGCGATGATATCGGTGCGACGCATCTCTATTACCGAAAGAGCTTTACTCTGAACGAACCTGTTTTGAATGCCGAACTCTGCGCGGCTGCCGTCGGCGCATATACGCTCTATGTGAACGGAATCCGCGCAGGCGAGGGCGGGACGGAACCTACGACATGGCCGGTCGGGGATCTTATCCGTCCCGGGGAGAACCTGATAGCCGCGGACGTCCTGAACAGGACGCCCATGGCGGATGCAAATTACGCCGAGGCGGAAACCCTGCCCGCCGATCGGCTGACATCCCTGCTGCTCGAGGGAGAGTTTCAATCGCAGTCGGAACGCGTCGTCATACGAAGCGACAGCAGCTGGTTGGTCTGCCGTGATCCGCAGCCGGGATGGGAAACTCTCGAGTTCTCCGTAGAGGGTCGTACTGCGCGATCGGATGCCCGGATATCGCGGCGTCATGACGACATCCCGGCGCCGAATATGTGGATTCAAGCCTGGGAACGGGGCCGTCCTCCGCTTCAGCCGTGGGGAGACATTCCCCGGTGCGGAAGGAAAGTCGTTTTTCCCCAGGAGATAGCTTATCGGATAGAGCTTCCCCTGGGAACGACGGAAATTCGGATCCCCGACGTGAGAGGGAATTTCTCCTGCTTTCTCGACGGTCTTCCCCTGAGATTCGAAGAGGAAAGCGCGGCTCTCTCCCCGAACGGAATGACGCGTCAGCTGGTCATCGTTGTGACCGCGACATCCCCTGATGACGGACTTCTTTCTCCCCTGAAGGTCCGGGTAAGAACGCACGAGTCCCCGTTGGGAGACTGGCGATTTCAGGGACTGTCGTGGTTTTCCGGCTACGGACTGTACCGAAACCGCCTTGCCCTGAAAAAGAGACGGAAATGCCGCTATTATCTGGATTTGGGAGACGTTCGCTTTTATGCGGAGGTTTTTGTCAATCGGAGAAGGGCTGGAATCTGCCTCTGGCAGCCCTACAGATTGGATATTACCGAATACCTGGAAAGCGGAGATAACCTGTTGGAGATCGTCGTGGCTAACTCGGCGGCCGTCGAAAGGCGCCATATGCTCGTTGATGAGGGTGCTGCCCTAGCCTGGAACCGCTACTGGAATGAGGACAATATCGACAGAGAACCGCAGAATCTGATCTCCGGTCTTCTAGGTCCTGTGCGGCTCTACATTGTAAAATCCGAATAA
- a CDS encoding carbohydrate ABC transporter permease: MLVVSLISVYPLLWVIVQSLKTETEFLTSIWTLPGSLHLSNYKIAWSDADISNYFTNSVVVTLATTIVNIVFVMCASYAFAKLRFPLKNFFFYMIVFNMLIPTAIILLPMFIMVNRMGIVNTLPALVFPYFQGFAPLGLIIGRAYFADLPNELLEAAELDGCGTFTTFLWVMLPLTKPIVATLAILSSMMVWNEYLWALVSLTDKTRYTLSVGVAMFSDQAESVGYTPIFAALSISTIIIVIIYLAMQKQFVRSIAAGAVKG; this comes from the coding sequence ATGTTAGTTGTCTCACTGATTTCCGTGTATCCCCTGCTGTGGGTTATCGTCCAGTCGCTGAAAACGGAGACCGAATTCCTGACGAGCATATGGACCCTGCCCGGTTCGCTTCACCTTTCCAATTACAAAATAGCCTGGTCGGATGCGGATATTTCCAACTATTTCACGAACAGCGTCGTTGTCACGCTGGCGACCACGATAGTAAACATCGTGTTCGTCATGTGCGCGAGCTATGCCTTTGCCAAGCTCAGGTTTCCCCTGAAGAACTTCTTTTTCTATATGATAGTTTTCAACATGTTGATCCCAACAGCCATCATACTGCTTCCCATGTTCATCATGGTGAACCGAATGGGAATCGTGAACACACTGCCGGCACTGGTTTTTCCGTATTTTCAGGGATTCGCTCCCCTAGGCCTGATCATCGGGAGAGCCTACTTCGCCGATCTACCCAACGAACTGCTGGAGGCGGCCGAGCTGGACGGGTGCGGAACCTTTACCACGTTCCTGTGGGTAATGCTTCCCCTCACGAAACCCATCGTTGCCACATTGGCGATCCTCTCGAGCATGATGGTGTGGAACGAGTATCTCTGGGCCCTGGTTTCCCTCACGGACAAGACGAGATACACTCTCTCCGTTGGAGTCGCCATGTTCAGCGATCAGGCAGAATCCGTTGGCTATACGCCCATTTTCGCTGCCCTCTCAATCAGCACAATTATTATCGTCATCATCTATCTGGCAATGCAGAAGCAGTTCGTCCGCTCGATAGCGGCGGGCGCCGTAAAAGGCTGA
- a CDS encoding sugar ABC transporter permease: MIIDGNERASLINRKNERTIALLMIAPTIISFVIFLYIPFVQALQTSVYKYNGLGPLQNFVGMKNYIKVFNDPKFFHSLYDTFFLMGAGVLAVPIGFILAYVLFLGVPGGKIFSSMLFIPYLISMVVVGCIWRIIYDPAIGPLNQLLKAAGMGGLARAWLSRPESALGAIAVTWIWRSAPFNMLIIYANISKMPDDFIEAADIDGANTLQKLIDIIIPYLKPTFATLFILSVTNALRLFDLVWVMTKGGPGGASDVVTSYIYTKAFTNMDFGLGTAASVVLMAIMVSIMVIFSLGKKLISARDTQ, translated from the coding sequence ATGATAATCGATGGGAACGAAAGAGCCAGTTTAATAAACCGCAAAAACGAGCGGACCATCGCCCTGTTGATGATAGCTCCGACTATTATCTCGTTTGTGATCTTCCTGTACATTCCCTTTGTGCAGGCGCTGCAGACGAGCGTGTACAAGTACAACGGACTCGGACCGCTTCAGAATTTCGTCGGTATGAAAAACTATATCAAGGTATTCAACGACCCCAAATTCTTCCATTCGCTATACGATACCTTTTTTCTAATGGGGGCCGGAGTGCTCGCCGTTCCCATCGGTTTCATCCTGGCTTACGTACTTTTTCTCGGAGTCCCCGGAGGCAAGATATTCAGCTCCATGCTGTTCATACCCTATCTTATCTCCATGGTGGTGGTGGGCTGCATTTGGCGGATCATCTATGATCCGGCGATCGGCCCGCTGAATCAGCTTCTCAAGGCCGCGGGAATGGGAGGGCTGGCCCGGGCCTGGCTGAGCCGTCCGGAAAGCGCCCTGGGGGCGATAGCCGTGACATGGATATGGCGGAGCGCCCCATTCAACATGCTGATCATCTACGCGAATATCAGTAAAATGCCCGACGACTTTATCGAGGCGGCGGACATAGACGGAGCAAACACGCTGCAAAAACTTATAGACATCATCATTCCCTATCTTAAACCGACCTTTGCCACCCTGTTCATCCTCTCGGTCACGAACGCCCTTCGGCTCTTCGATCTGGTCTGGGTTATGACCAAGGGCGGCCCCGGAGGCGCCTCGGATGTGGTGACCTCCTATATATACACCAAGGCATTCACGAACATGGACTTCGGCCTGGGAACCGCGGCCTCCGTGGTGCTAATGGCGATCATGGTGAGCATTATGGTCATCTTTTCGCTGGGGAAAAAACTCATATCGGCAAGGGATACCCAGTAG